Proteins encoded in a region of the Halodesulfovibrio marinisediminis DSM 17456 genome:
- a CDS encoding cation:proton antiporter family protein codes for MDPVILSVTFIFGLLANRAGLPALTGFLIAGFILNAMGFTASETIQQVGDLGVTLLLFTIGLKLKIRQLLRPEIWAVGSIHMLVTVLFLGFGIHLVAATVLGFFTDFSLEVSLLVAFALSFSSTVFAVKILEENGLTDSLNGRIAIGILIIQDILAVLFITFSTGKIPSLWALLVIALLPVARIVFRYILDHTGHGELQVLFGMALALAIGAGSFELVGLKADLGALIMGMLLATHPKAEELADSLLSIKDFMLLGFFLSIGLRGFPDMATLGIAALFVLFIPLKSALFFFLFTRFNLSARTSFITAVNLTNYSEFGLIVGAIGVSNGWLDSSWLVVLAIALSLSFIVASPLNVQVEELFERWRYRLTQFETEKSHPDEEHITLTVPWQVVIVGMGRVGTQTYDALRKRFGNVILGVDSDQDKVKQHNLDGREVIYADVSDGDFWRRLVPIKTVQMGVLTIPDLDAKLYAMTMAKEKGVKSKIVAITEYDDEIEPLLRGGADYAFNIYDEIGIGLACEIRHCLNESNILIEKLDEITGVGSMKPTPPKHPS; via the coding sequence GGCCTTCCAGCTCTTACGGGATTCCTTATTGCCGGTTTCATTCTCAACGCAATGGGGTTCACAGCTTCTGAGACTATTCAACAAGTAGGCGATCTAGGCGTCACACTTCTGCTTTTCACCATTGGGCTTAAGCTGAAAATACGTCAGCTACTGCGACCGGAAATATGGGCAGTTGGTTCAATTCATATGCTTGTTACTGTACTTTTTTTGGGCTTTGGAATTCACCTTGTTGCTGCAACCGTCTTAGGGTTTTTTACTGACTTTAGTCTCGAAGTCTCTCTTCTTGTCGCCTTTGCCTTAAGTTTTTCCAGTACTGTATTTGCAGTAAAAATTTTGGAAGAAAACGGTCTTACAGATTCTCTCAATGGTAGAATTGCTATTGGTATTCTAATTATTCAGGACATACTTGCCGTACTATTTATTACTTTTTCAACGGGTAAGATTCCAAGTTTGTGGGCTTTACTTGTAATTGCCCTGCTTCCGGTAGCAAGAATTGTTTTCAGATATATCCTCGACCATACAGGACACGGGGAGTTACAGGTGCTTTTCGGCATGGCTCTCGCCCTTGCAATCGGTGCAGGCTCATTTGAGTTGGTGGGATTAAAAGCAGACCTAGGTGCATTGATTATGGGCATGCTCCTCGCCACGCACCCAAAAGCAGAGGAACTTGCTGACTCTCTGCTGAGCATTAAAGATTTTATGCTGCTAGGATTTTTCCTAAGCATTGGACTTCGAGGATTCCCAGACATGGCAACACTTGGTATTGCTGCCCTGTTTGTGTTGTTTATTCCGCTTAAGAGTGCCTTATTCTTCTTTTTGTTTACACGTTTCAACCTCAGCGCCCGAACCTCTTTTATCACTGCAGTGAACCTTACCAACTATAGCGAATTCGGACTCATTGTTGGTGCCATAGGGGTTTCGAACGGCTGGCTCGACAGCAGTTGGCTTGTAGTGCTTGCGATTGCTTTATCTCTGTCTTTCATTGTTGCTTCACCATTGAATGTGCAGGTTGAAGAATTGTTTGAAAGATGGAGATACAGACTTACCCAATTTGAAACAGAGAAATCGCATCCTGACGAGGAACATATTACACTGACAGTCCCTTGGCAGGTAGTAATTGTCGGCATGGGACGTGTAGGCACGCAAACATATGATGCCCTCCGAAAACGATTCGGTAATGTCATACTCGGGGTAGATTCTGATCAGGATAAAGTGAAACAGCATAATCTTGATGGACGCGAAGTCATATATGCAGATGTCTCTGATGGTGACTTCTGGCGACGCCTTGTACCCATAAAAACTGTACAGATGGGGGTACTCACTATTCCAGATCTTGACGCAAAATTATACGCGATGACTATGGCGAAAGAAAAAGGCGTAAAGAGTAAAATCGTTGCAATTACAGAATATGACGACGAGATTGAACCTCTATTGAGAGGAGGAGCGGACTATGCTTTCAATATTTATGATGAAATCGGTATTGGACTTGCCTGTGAGATACGGCACTGTCTAAATGAATCCAATATTCTTATTGAAAAGCTGGATGAAATAACGGGAGTTGGGTCAATGAAACCTACTCCACCAAAGCACCCAAGCTAG